Proteins encoded within one genomic window of Candidatus Hydrogenedentota bacterium:
- a CDS encoding tail fiber domain-containing protein, which produces MPFKHRQPTSLHPWHPAKLFLLTNASRTVAAWVGLTVVLILTLAATLVIGGLVLVPPHLYAAQPGINRQLNYQGKLTDSNGNQAGNGSYAFRFRLYDAPTGGNLLWTERWTSTSTQVTTVNGVFSVTLGAIESLSGVNFDSDSIYLQIHLDADGNGTWEEEFATRKRLTSAPYAFNADTIDGFHATSTAAVANHLLALDSLGNLNVYDRGVSSTRATSTWLYVPGQATINEGRVANLNATTTNVGMLTVYQGSALDGLTIASDLRVGTLNATTTNIGALTVFNGSTLDGLTTISDLRVATLNASTTANFASASLYGDLSVNGTSLFNGLVSGTGFTTAFDNRIASVWRGQANGLASLGADGKVLDSQLSPLAITDTFVVASEAAMLALSGATIGDVAIRTDLSRSYILREADPSVLGNWAELLSPTDSVSSVNGQRGAVTLSTDDITEGLTNFYFTDVRFDDRIASTWRGQANGLASLGADGKIPTSQLGSLPITNTYVVSSEGGMLALAASTGDIAVRTDENKTYVLQGDDPTHSDDWVELLAAASVTSVNGQTGAVTLTTTDILEGSAFYWTQERFDTALASATTWTGDLFVSTGNVGINISNPSEALEVVGNASTTGHVFVGGNLHVGYSNGNDSDAIYFRQGLESLIWNTTNNRFELSNDSYISGNATTSGHFVANDTLYVRDNSVGVATTTWSGDYAMVVQGALYVDHLYTSGESIYMNGQKILENQDNDIVFSADANQNLKIQTSGSGDITLETVSSSANVQLSTLGAVSNIQLSTVGAGSVIQMSSADTITLVAPTINLNGTVNLSLSASQVTSGTLAVERGGTGLSSTPTYGQVLAGNASGGYDLLATSTLKVALSDTTGTLAVDRGGTGKTSFSANQILYGADFSQSANLTFNGTTLGVTGDVTASGNVTVSGVSGGALILSNGLAAAPVNNATPYIYRSGTNTGSYPFNNFGHLVYQPRTTGAFDHVFMGRQDDSNTVPRMVIQAEGNVGIGTTAPANAKLHLSGTGSYDGTLRLTASGVTGGTDAFIVASQNWSMGGNKMGFGIGAPGSSNVKMTIDGATGNVGIGVLSPSASLDVESTNINLAEFRGSTQASHRLIVSATTGNDAQISFQEDTGTRWTIGNDGSDGDKFKIAPALAGPFAGTEVLTITSDGNVGIGTTAPNYKIDVWDTLANVPTIAVGTTADVSVLLDDVLGQYLFTADDDSAGSPRQVSGAIRSIAYGSGDPPVRWNGGAQSEMAGLAFYYLYARNDLREALRIDNRGNLGIGTTTPQFLLSVADATPLANEVLLGVSTGAGDVFTVDEDGDVVVTGTISTGRNQQLLFRTTSGQWGQIHAENSRLYLGDASDDSQIVTIDGSVVGGRVGIGTASPSAKLTVGATSDASDNVARVLAGDLYNAGFEAYGASQGTGYLFVGQSSTYGGGVFYNGDGNPAFATGEAADQISFYRMTNSAKEVVFSYPHNSNNVTFRGNIDVATQILGNASDSVSAPSYSWTGDTNVGIFRPATDVLAVTTAGVERMRVGSNGYVGIGDTSPVSLLTVGNGDKFQVDTNGNIVKINNITYSWPGSQGSSGQVLTNNGSGTLSWSTVSGGSGGGWVDDGTTVRLETASDSVAIGTATAVAGAKLTVSGNAAFAAGANRELIVAAESSSAGRNLTIAAGNTTDGMSGYQGGHLYLISGANTSGFSGSSGNIYIRSARSTVMGSGLYQNVLLAYDDANSVVAGKVGIGTNSPSTLFHVAGDSTLAGSVAGVTSLTLTTGADGIISGGGLSNSLILRGGTSGGTYISGGLMGGNTILAYNKGVGAAGNVGVGTDSPGSYRLNVSGSMNVTGNANLAGSVTGLTGLILASGDHRNISIGPSMSAYNLRIYGGGLMGYGNVALAYNGSAVAGKVAIGSETVDANYILQLPNNASYKAKANAWDTYSDTRIKLDQELIDYGLEELLALQPKKYQQYSSTWADGQLVLEDGISAIGLIAQDVYEIIPEAVSRPPDDSEALWALNYDAFIPVVIRAVQEQQVQIEGLRVQARASNIADSDALPVQETRTFYGTIYVRGEASFEHKVVFERDIEVKGKIYASSDQVGEVLISAGATSTEVVFATPYRVTPRVVVTQKGDHLVLFGTRNVTASGFRVHISEVQQHDLQFDWIALAMMGEASSASPVIDELITSLTQVSPGIPVELWARVTDADTPESELSYTWTLSPKLGTIDGSSGLVYWTVPENAKVDADGTEVTVTVRVSDGINTASESVKVRVVGDSSNEWDTPSNDSAEPSTPIANDVNTDTPTSSPEFPTEPPSGDGPDAMPQDGVPFVEEVLDDSKPVSTSSPPIEVAEFPATETSTPEVTEPLADAA; this is translated from the coding sequence ATGCCTTTCAAGCACCGTCAACCAACCTCATTACATCCATGGCATCCCGCCAAGCTCTTTTTGCTTACCAATGCTTCCCGGACCGTCGCTGCCTGGGTCGGATTGACAGTCGTACTTATTCTTACGCTGGCCGCGACCCTCGTTATCGGAGGTCTGGTGCTGGTGCCGCCGCACCTCTACGCCGCCCAACCGGGCATCAACCGGCAACTGAATTACCAGGGCAAGCTCACTGACAGCAATGGCAACCAGGCGGGAAATGGAAGCTACGCCTTTCGTTTCAGGCTATATGACGCTCCTACGGGCGGGAACCTTCTGTGGACGGAACGCTGGACCTCAACGTCAACTCAGGTCACCACGGTCAACGGCGTCTTCTCGGTCACTCTGGGGGCAATCGAATCGCTTTCCGGGGTTAACTTCGATTCTGACAGTATCTACCTCCAGATCCACCTCGACGCCGATGGCAACGGCACGTGGGAAGAGGAGTTTGCGACCCGGAAGCGCCTCACATCTGCACCCTACGCATTCAACGCCGATACCATCGACGGATTCCATGCCACATCTACGGCGGCCGTCGCCAATCATTTGTTAGCGCTGGACAGCTTAGGGAATCTGAACGTCTATGACCGGGGTGTGAGTTCCACCCGCGCCACGAGCACTTGGCTGTATGTGCCCGGTCAAGCGACTATCAACGAGGGCAGAGTCGCGAACCTGAACGCGACCACCACGAACGTCGGTATGCTGACCGTCTATCAGGGATCAGCCTTAGATGGGCTGACTATCGCTTCTGATCTGCGGGTGGGCACTCTAAATGCCACAACCACCAACATTGGTGCCTTGACGGTGTTCAACGGTTCGACCTTGGACGGTTTAACGACTATCTCAGATCTGCGCGTGGCGACCCTGAACGCCAGCACCACCGCGAACTTCGCCTCGGCGTCTTTATACGGCGATTTGTCTGTAAACGGCACCTCACTTTTCAACGGTTTGGTTTCGGGAACCGGGTTCACCACGGCATTCGACAACCGTATCGCCTCGGTCTGGCGCGGCCAGGCCAACGGCTTGGCGTCACTTGGCGCTGACGGCAAAGTGCTCGATTCGCAACTCAGTCCTCTCGCCATCACCGATACGTTCGTGGTTGCTTCGGAAGCTGCCATGCTCGCTCTCTCTGGGGCCACCATAGGTGATGTCGCAATCCGTACCGACCTCAGCCGATCCTATATCTTGCGCGAGGCCGATCCTTCCGTCCTCGGTAACTGGGCGGAACTCTTGTCACCAACCGATAGCGTCAGTTCCGTCAACGGACAGCGCGGCGCGGTTACCCTTTCAACCGACGACATCACCGAAGGCTTGACCAACTTCTATTTCACTGATGTCCGCTTTGACGATCGCATCGCGTCTACCTGGCGCGGCCAAGCCAACGGCTTGGCATCACTTGGCGCAGACGGAAAAATCCCAACGTCGCAATTGGGTTCATTGCCAATTACCAACACCTATGTGGTTTCTTCCGAAGGCGGGATGCTCGCCTTAGCAGCAAGTACCGGCGACATCGCGGTAAGAACCGATGAGAACAAGACCTACGTCCTGCAGGGAGACGACCCTACCCATAGCGACGATTGGGTCGAGCTCTTGGCCGCTGCCTCCGTCACTTCGGTTAACGGCCAAACCGGGGCCGTTACCCTGACCACTACGGACATTCTCGAAGGAAGCGCCTTCTATTGGACCCAAGAGCGCTTCGATACCGCCCTTGCGAGCGCGACAACTTGGACCGGCGACCTGTTCGTGAGTACCGGCAATGTCGGGATTAACATCAGCAATCCGAGTGAAGCCCTGGAAGTGGTCGGGAACGCTTCAACCACCGGTCACGTGTTTGTCGGCGGCAACCTGCACGTTGGCTACTCGAACGGCAATGACAGCGATGCCATCTACTTTCGTCAGGGCTTAGAAAGTCTGATCTGGAACACCACCAATAACCGATTTGAATTGTCCAACGATAGCTATATTTCCGGTAACGCCACTACCTCCGGCCATTTTGTAGCGAACGACACCTTGTACGTGAGGGACAACAGTGTGGGTGTGGCCACTACTACTTGGTCCGGCGATTACGCCATGGTGGTCCAAGGCGCTTTGTACGTTGATCACCTTTACACCAGCGGTGAATCGATCTATATGAACGGTCAAAAGATCCTGGAGAATCAGGACAATGACATCGTCTTCTCGGCCGATGCGAACCAAAACCTCAAGATCCAAACTTCCGGCAGCGGAGACATCACCCTTGAAACGGTTTCAAGTAGCGCCAATGTGCAGCTATCCACCCTGGGGGCGGTGTCCAACATTCAGTTGTCAACCGTGGGTGCGGGCTCTGTCATTCAGATGAGTTCCGCCGACACCATTACGCTGGTTGCCCCGACTATCAATCTGAACGGCACCGTCAACCTTTCTCTCTCCGCGAGTCAGGTAACCAGCGGTACCCTGGCCGTGGAGAGAGGCGGCACCGGCCTGAGCAGCACTCCCACTTATGGCCAGGTGCTCGCCGGTAATGCCAGCGGGGGTTATGATCTGCTGGCGACCTCCACGCTCAAAGTGGCCCTTTCCGATACCACCGGCACACTGGCTGTTGACCGCGGCGGCACGGGCAAGACTTCCTTTTCCGCCAATCAGATTTTATACGGGGCGGATTTCAGCCAGAGTGCGAATTTGACGTTTAATGGGACGACACTCGGGGTGACTGGCGATGTGACGGCGAGTGGCAATGTCACCGTGTCGGGAGTTTCCGGCGGAGCGTTGATTCTATCTAATGGATTAGCCGCAGCCCCCGTCAATAATGCGACTCCCTATATTTACAGGTCAGGAACAAATACCGGCAGCTATCCTTTTAATAATTTTGGTCATCTGGTTTACCAGCCAAGAACGACGGGGGCGTTTGACCATGTTTTCATGGGAAGACAAGATGATTCAAATACGGTTCCAAGAATGGTTATTCAGGCCGAGGGCAATGTCGGTATTGGAACGACTGCGCCGGCAAACGCCAAATTACATCTTTCTGGAACTGGCAGTTATGATGGAACTTTGCGTTTAACCGCAAGTGGCGTTACGGGTGGGACGGACGCATTTATTGTCGCCAGCCAAAACTGGTCAATGGGCGGAAATAAAATGGGATTTGGCATCGGCGCGCCGGGCTCTAGTAATGTAAAAATGACTATTGACGGAGCGACGGGGAATGTCGGGATTGGAGTACTAAGTCCTAGCGCCAGCTTGGATGTTGAATCAACCAATATTAATCTGGCGGAATTTCGTGGCAGTACTCAGGCTTCGCATCGTCTTATAGTTTCCGCCACAACAGGTAATGACGCGCAGATCTCCTTTCAAGAAGACACGGGAACTCGATGGACAATAGGCAATGACGGTAGTGATGGTGATAAGTTCAAAATAGCACCTGCTCTCGCGGGACCTTTTGCAGGAACGGAAGTGCTGACGATTACATCGGATGGTAATGTCGGTATTGGAACGACAGCACCCAATTACAAAATAGATGTGTGGGATACATTAGCGAATGTACCCACGATTGCTGTTGGGACTACGGCCGATGTTAGCGTGCTATTAGATGATGTTCTTGGTCAATATCTCTTCACGGCAGATGATGATTCAGCGGGTTCTCCAAGGCAGGTCTCCGGAGCTATAAGAAGCATTGCGTATGGCAGTGGTGATCCGCCTGTCAGATGGAATGGTGGTGCTCAAAGTGAGATGGCCGGTCTAGCCTTCTATTACCTCTACGCGCGAAACGATCTTCGGGAGGCACTACGCATTGACAACCGCGGTAACCTTGGCATAGGGACGACGACACCACAATTCCTCTTGTCTGTTGCTGATGCGACTCCACTGGCAAATGAAGTATTGCTGGGCGTTTCTACCGGCGCGGGTGACGTATTCACGGTTGATGAAGATGGTGATGTCGTGGTTACCGGGACCATCAGCACGGGACGAAATCAACAACTCCTGTTCAGGACGACCAGTGGTCAGTGGGGACAGATTCATGCCGAGAACAGCAGGTTGTACCTGGGAGACGCATCAGACGATTCTCAAATTGTGACGATTGACGGTTCTGTGGTCGGTGGGCGGGTTGGCATCGGGACGGCGAGCCCGAGTGCCAAATTAACTGTCGGCGCGACAAGCGATGCGTCGGATAACGTCGCGCGGGTGTTGGCCGGAGACCTGTACAACGCGGGGTTTGAAGCCTATGGCGCAAGCCAGGGTACCGGGTACTTATTCGTGGGGCAAAGTTCCACGTATGGCGGAGGCGTTTTCTACAACGGCGACGGCAATCCTGCGTTTGCCACCGGCGAGGCTGCAGACCAAATCTCGTTCTACCGGATGACCAATTCCGCAAAAGAGGTTGTATTTAGCTATCCGCATAACAGCAATAATGTTACTTTTCGCGGCAATATTGATGTCGCGACCCAGATCCTGGGAAACGCTTCGGATAGCGTCTCTGCCCCGTCTTATTCCTGGACGGGCGATACCAACGTTGGCATATTCCGACCCGCGACCGATGTCTTGGCAGTCACGACTGCCGGCGTGGAAAGGATGAGGGTAGGTTCAAATGGTTATGTCGGTATCGGCGATACGTCGCCAGTATCGCTGTTAACCGTTGGGAATGGCGACAAATTTCAAGTGGACACCAACGGGAATATTGTCAAAATCAACAATATTACTTACTCCTGGCCAGGCTCTCAGGGATCAAGCGGCCAAGTCCTGACCAATAATGGTTCGGGCACTTTGAGTTGGTCGACGGTCAGCGGTGGTTCAGGCGGCGGCTGGGTGGATGACGGCACAACTGTGCGCCTTGAGACGGCGAGCGACAGTGTGGCCATAGGCACAGCGACGGCAGTAGCGGGCGCGAAACTTACTGTTAGCGGCAATGCAGCGTTTGCCGCCGGGGCTAATCGCGAACTCATCGTGGCTGCCGAATCTTCATCTGCTGGCCGCAATTTGACGATCGCCGCAGGCAACACCACCGACGGCATGTCGGGTTACCAGGGAGGCCATCTATACCTGATATCGGGAGCGAACACTTCGGGATTCAGTGGGTCGAGCGGGAACATATATATTCGCTCTGCTCGTAGCACTGTGATGGGTAGTGGCTTGTATCAAAATGTGCTTCTGGCTTATGATGACGCCAACAGCGTCGTGGCTGGTAAGGTCGGCATCGGTACGAATTCCCCAAGTACCTTGTTTCACGTCGCCGGTGATTCGACGCTTGCGGGGAGTGTGGCAGGCGTTACCAGCTTGACTCTTACCACTGGGGCTGATGGCATCATTTCAGGTGGCGGGCTCAGCAATTCACTCATTCTTCGAGGCGGGACTAGCGGCGGGACCTACATTTCTGGTGGCTTAATGGGCGGCAACACGATCCTGGCCTACAACAAAGGTGTCGGGGCGGCCGGAAATGTCGGAGTGGGAACCGATAGCCCAGGTAGCTACCGCCTGAATGTGTCTGGGAGTATGAATGTGACCGGCAACGCCAATCTCGCTGGTTCTGTGACCGGGCTAACCGGTTTGATACTGGCTAGCGGAGACCATCGCAACATTTCAATTGGGCCGTCTATGTCCGCGTATAATCTTAGGATCTATGGTGGGGGGTTGATGGGCTACGGTAATGTTGCGTTGGCGTACAATGGTTCAGCTGTTGCTGGCAAGGTGGCCATTGGCAGTGAAACCGTCGATGCGAATTACATTCTTCAACTGCCCAACAACGCGTCCTACAAAGCAAAGGCAAACGCTTGGGATACCTATTCGGACACCAGAATTAAACTGGACCAAGAGTTGATCGACTATGGCTTAGAGGAGCTTTTGGCGTTACAGCCGAAGAAGTACCAGCAATACAGTTCGACTTGGGCGGATGGACAATTGGTCCTTGAGGACGGCATCAGTGCCATTGGCTTAATCGCACAAGATGTGTACGAGATCATCCCCGAAGCGGTGAGTCGGCCCCCTGACGATTCCGAGGCGTTGTGGGCTCTGAACTACGATGCGTTCATTCCCGTGGTCATTCGCGCTGTGCAAGAGCAACAGGTGCAGATCGAGGGCTTGCGGGTGCAAGCAAGAGCAAGTAATATTGCCGACTCAGACGCGCTTCCTGTTCAAGAGACCCGCACTTTCTACGGCACCATCTACGTACGAGGCGAAGCCAGCTTTGAACATAAGGTTGTCTTCGAAAGGGATATCGAAGTCAAGGGCAAGATCTATGCTTCCTCTGACCAAGTCGGGGAAGTACTCATTTCGGCTGGAGCCACTTCAACTGAGGTTGTTTTTGCCACCCCGTACCGAGTGACGCCACGAGTGGTGGTGACTCAAAAAGGCGATCATCTGGTGCTCTTCGGTACAAGAAATGTTACAGCCAGCGGATTCAGGGTCCATATCAGCGAGGTTCAACAGCATGATCTGCAATTCGACTGGATCGCGTTAGCAATGATGGGAGAGGCATCCTCCGCGTCACCTGTGATTGACGAACTCATCACCTCGCTGACGCAGGTAAGTCCGGGCATTCCGGTAGAACTGTGGGCGCGGGTGACCGATGCGGATACTCCCGAGTCCGAATTGTCTTATACGTGGACTCTGTCGCCCAAACTCGGCACCATCGACGGAAGCAGTGGTCTGGTCTACTGGACCGTGCCTGAGAATGCCAAAGTTGACGCGGATGGCACTGAGGTAACCGTGACAGTTCGGGTAAGCGACGGTATCAACACCGCCTCAGAATCCGTGAAGGTGAGGGTGGTTGGCGATAGTTCAAATGAATGGGACACGCCGTCAAATGATTCTGCGGAACCATCTACGCCCATCGCCAACGACGTTAACACGGACACTCCTACATCATCTCCCGAATTTCCTACCGAACCGCCTTCTGGCGACGGACCCGATGCGATGCCACAGGATGGTGTTCCCTTTGTTGAAGAAGTGCTCGACGACAGCAAACCGGTATCGACCTCCTCGCCGCCGATTGAGGTCGCCGAATTTCCGGCGACAGAAACCTCCACACCCGAAGTGACTGAACCGCTTGCCGACGCGGCGTGA
- a CDS encoding ATP-binding protein, translating to MDASGQLGGTDGGPGLTFAEQLTRQFYDWERQGRGWVVWDQPVELEPPFRPFYFYLPQPEAPFDDGKRETFLSRWANKLTGRRDNAASRAELPLAPELLLPYVQEPFPVAEIQVSLPPECGITKNMAEHLLLNLAYCRGMISFEVIGTAEAIVVQFACREADAQQVCAQLKAHYPEALLCDEYDYLERHWKNRPQAESLVVDFALSSEFMRPLRTSHNFDSDPLVGIIGALDHLDPGEVGVLQVLFQPVENPWAESIVHSVTDGRGRSFFVDAPEMTTLAREKLAHPLYAVVLRIAALSPLPGRAWDIVRHLGGGLAQYNDPSSNELIPLNNDHYPHRYHERDLLWRQSCRSGMILNSNELVCLSHLPAPSVRAARLVRAINRSKAAPPSVTEGEVLLGHNTHNGSTLPVMLRADQRVKHIYTVGASGTGKSTFLLNLISQDIEQGRGVALLDPHGDLVDDVLTRIPEHRHQDVILFDPADGGYPIGFNVLSAHSELEKNLIASDMVAVFQRLSTSWGDQMTTVFSNAILAFLESDRGGTLSDLRRFLVEKDYRREFLKTVRDRDIVYYWEKEFPLLSGRPQGPILTRLDYFLRPKLIRHMVAQRENRLDFADIMNSGKIFLARLSQGAIGEENAHLLGTLLVAKFHQLTLSRQEIQEEQRRPFYLYIDEFHNFITPSMASILTGVRKYRLGLVLAHQELRQLEKRDAEVASAALSNPYTRVCFRVGEADARKLAEGLSFFEPADLLNLRTGEAICRLERADRDFNLRVPLPSSIRKEAAAQRRERITALSRRRYGTPVAEVEAYLEARWQPVKTDDATQVPAVEESIQRTPAVPSAPVPQAPAAEPAIPATKPTRSARRASPAPPLMGKGGQEHKYLQQFIKRWAEGMGYRATIEKTLDGGASVDVALEKGDVSIACEIAVSTSPEHELDNLKKCLVAGFGNVITVSTDPAKLASVQRQVAEALSPEESQRVSFKSPEELFLFIEEIEADAASREHTVRGYKVKVKYGAASGQEKQARKRAVSQVLLGALSKAKRKK from the coding sequence ATGGATGCCAGCGGCCAACTTGGCGGGACTGACGGCGGACCAGGCCTGACGTTCGCCGAGCAACTCACCCGCCAGTTTTACGATTGGGAACGGCAGGGCCGGGGCTGGGTGGTCTGGGACCAGCCGGTCGAGCTTGAACCGCCCTTCCGCCCCTTCTATTTCTACCTGCCGCAGCCTGAAGCGCCGTTCGACGACGGCAAGCGCGAAACCTTTCTGAGCCGTTGGGCGAACAAGTTGACCGGGCGGCGGGACAACGCCGCGTCCAGGGCCGAGTTGCCACTCGCCCCCGAACTGCTGCTGCCCTATGTTCAGGAACCATTCCCGGTGGCGGAAATCCAGGTCAGCCTGCCGCCGGAATGCGGCATCACCAAGAACATGGCCGAGCATCTCCTGCTCAACTTGGCGTATTGCCGGGGCATGATCAGTTTCGAGGTGATCGGCACCGCCGAGGCGATTGTGGTCCAATTCGCGTGCCGCGAAGCCGACGCGCAGCAGGTCTGTGCGCAGCTTAAGGCCCACTATCCCGAGGCCCTGCTTTGTGACGAGTACGACTACCTGGAGCGCCACTGGAAAAACCGGCCGCAGGCCGAATCCCTCGTGGTGGATTTTGCGCTGTCCTCCGAGTTCATGCGGCCCCTGCGTACCAGTCACAACTTTGACAGCGATCCGCTGGTTGGTATCATCGGCGCATTGGACCATCTGGACCCAGGTGAAGTCGGCGTCTTGCAGGTGCTTTTCCAGCCCGTCGAGAATCCCTGGGCGGAGAGCATTGTCCATTCCGTCACCGACGGGCGGGGGCGGAGCTTTTTCGTCGATGCCCCCGAGATGACGACGCTGGCGCGCGAGAAGCTAGCGCATCCCCTCTACGCCGTGGTGTTGAGGATAGCGGCGCTCAGTCCGCTGCCGGGCCGGGCTTGGGACATCGTGCGTCACCTGGGAGGCGGCCTGGCGCAGTACAACGACCCATCGAGCAACGAACTGATCCCGCTGAACAACGACCATTACCCCCACCGGTACCACGAGCGCGACCTGCTCTGGCGCCAGAGTTGCCGCAGCGGCATGATCCTCAACTCGAACGAACTGGTGTGCTTAAGCCACCTGCCCGCGCCATCGGTCCGGGCGGCTCGGCTGGTTCGCGCGATCAACCGCAGCAAGGCCGCTCCGCCAAGCGTGACTGAAGGCGAGGTTCTGCTCGGCCACAACACTCACAACGGCAGTACGCTGCCGGTCATGTTGCGAGCCGATCAGCGCGTCAAACATATTTACACGGTGGGCGCGTCGGGCACCGGCAAGTCCACCTTCCTGCTCAACCTGATCAGCCAGGATATCGAGCAGGGCCGGGGGGTCGCCCTGCTGGACCCGCATGGAGACTTGGTTGACGACGTGCTCACCCGCATCCCGGAGCACCGCCACCAAGACGTGATCCTGTTCGATCCCGCCGATGGCGGCTATCCCATCGGCTTCAACGTGCTGTCGGCGCACTCGGAATTGGAGAAGAATCTCATCGCTTCCGACATGGTGGCGGTTTTCCAACGCCTGTCCACCAGTTGGGGCGACCAGATGACCACGGTGTTTTCCAACGCCATCCTCGCGTTCCTCGAAAGCGACCGGGGCGGGACGCTCTCCGACCTGCGCCGGTTTCTGGTGGAGAAAGACTACCGCCGCGAGTTCCTAAAGACGGTGCGCGACCGCGATATCGTCTACTACTGGGAGAAGGAATTCCCCCTGCTGTCTGGTCGGCCGCAAGGTCCGATTCTCACGCGACTGGACTACTTTCTGCGCCCAAAACTAATCCGTCACATGGTCGCCCAGCGCGAGAACCGGCTGGACTTCGCCGATATCATGAACAGCGGCAAGATCTTTCTCGCGCGGCTCTCCCAGGGCGCGATTGGGGAAGAGAACGCCCACCTGCTCGGGACCCTGCTGGTTGCCAAGTTCCACCAATTGACCTTGAGCCGCCAGGAGATCCAGGAGGAACAGCGGCGGCCCTTCTATCTATACATCGACGAGTTCCACAACTTCATCACGCCGTCGATGGCGTCGATTCTCACCGGCGTGCGCAAGTACCGGTTGGGCCTCGTGCTGGCGCATCAGGAGTTGCGACAGCTGGAGAAGCGCGACGCCGAAGTCGCCAGCGCCGCGCTATCCAACCCGTATACCCGCGTCTGCTTCCGGGTCGGCGAAGCCGACGCCCGCAAGCTCGCCGAGGGTCTAAGTTTCTTCGAACCCGCCGACCTGCTCAACCTGCGGACCGGTGAAGCGATCTGCCGACTGGAGCGAGCCGACCGCGACTTCAATTTGCGGGTCCCGCTGCCATCAAGCATCCGGAAAGAAGCCGCCGCACAGCGGCGCGAACGGATCACGGCGCTGTCGCGACGGCGGTATGGCACGCCGGTTGCCGAGGTCGAGGCCTACCTCGAAGCACGGTGGCAGCCAGTGAAGACCGATGACGCCACGCAAGTACCGGCAGTCGAAGAGTCAATCCAGCGAACGCCCGCTGTCCCATCAGCGCCGGTCCCCCAAGCGCCTGCCGCCGAACCCGCAATACCGGCAACAAAGCCAACGCGGTCGGCGCGTCGTGCCAGTCCCGCCCCGCCGCTCATGGGCAAGGGCGGACAGGAACACAAGTACTTGCAGCAGTTCATCAAACGCTGGGCCGAAGGCATGGGCTACCGCGCGACTATCGAAAAAACGCTCGACGGTGGCGCGAGCGTTGATGTGGCGTTGGAGAAGGGTGACGTGTCCATCGCTTGCGAGATCGCAGTGAGCACCTCGCCAGAGCACGAACTCGACAACCTCAAGAAATGCCTGGTCGCCGGGTTCGGCAATGTCATCACGGTCTCAACCGACCCCGCAAAACTGGCAAGCGTCCAACGTCAGGTGGCAGAGGCCCTGTCCCCGGAGGAAAGCCAGCGGGTGAGTTTCAAGTCACCCGAAGAATTATTCCTCTTCATCGAGGAAATCGAAGCCGACGCCGCGAGCCGGGAACACACGGTTCGGGGCTACAAGGTGAAGGTCAAGTACGGTGCCGCAAGCGGACAAGAAAAGCAGGCCCGCAAACGGGCCGTGTCTCAGGTGCTCTTGGGCGCGCTGAGCAAGGCCAAACGCAAGAAGTGA